One genomic window of Paenisporosarcina antarctica includes the following:
- a CDS encoding DUF445 domain-containing protein, which produces MAFIGALIGGYTNHLAIKMLFRPHEAKYIGKWRVPFTPGLIPKRRDELAKQLGRTVVEHLLTPETFKRRFFSNDMRKKAELWIQSQLSKHVFESHMTLQQWLSKAGIEHVPSLVEGKFDSILDEQMALIESRFASKTVKEIAPEQWQKQAEERIPEIVTYMIEKGETYFDSEEGRQTVKRLIDDFLSSKGTFGNMIQMFMGESSTIVDRVQPEIQKFLRAPGTFEILSNVIRGEWEKLKSRPLNELIGGFDLQPVLTKVKSYAKQELAVEKRLDSTLQSYWPEGAYWTAINLTPKITEFAFIQGEVKLEEMIQRLRLEEMVQEQVDSFPVERLEDLVLGISRKEFKMITVLGAVLGALIGLIQGGIVYLMNMI; this is translated from the coding sequence ATGGCATTTATTGGTGCCTTGATCGGGGGATATACGAATCACCTCGCGATTAAAATGCTGTTTCGTCCTCATGAAGCGAAATATATAGGTAAATGGCGTGTACCCTTTACGCCTGGACTGATTCCAAAGCGTAGGGATGAGCTAGCTAAACAACTCGGTCGAACGGTCGTTGAACATTTATTAACACCTGAAACGTTTAAACGACGATTCTTCTCTAATGACATGCGGAAAAAAGCTGAGTTATGGATTCAGTCACAACTTTCCAAACACGTGTTTGAATCACATATGACCCTTCAACAATGGCTGTCAAAAGCAGGGATTGAACATGTACCTTCTCTAGTGGAAGGGAAATTCGATTCAATACTTGATGAGCAAATGGCATTAATTGAATCACGATTTGCCTCAAAAACAGTGAAAGAAATAGCTCCTGAACAATGGCAGAAACAAGCTGAAGAGCGCATTCCTGAAATTGTTACTTACATGATTGAAAAAGGGGAAACGTATTTCGACTCGGAAGAAGGGCGTCAAACAGTGAAACGATTAATTGATGATTTCCTTTCTTCTAAAGGAACGTTTGGCAACATGATTCAAATGTTCATGGGTGAATCGTCTACCATCGTCGATCGTGTGCAACCAGAAATACAAAAATTCTTGCGTGCGCCAGGAACCTTTGAAATACTTTCGAATGTCATTCGAGGGGAATGGGAGAAGTTGAAAAGTCGTCCATTAAACGAATTGATTGGCGGGTTTGATTTACAACCAGTTTTAACGAAAGTGAAATCCTATGCGAAACAAGAGCTAGCGGTTGAAAAACGACTAGATAGTACGCTACAATCATATTGGCCAGAAGGTGCTTACTGGACTGCAATTAACTTAACGCCGAAAATAACAGAGTTTGCGTTTATTCAAGGCGAAGTAAAGCTAGAAGAAATGATTCAGCGGTTAAGACTAGAAGAGATGGTACAAGAGCAAGTTGATTCATTCCCAGTTGAACGACTGGAAGATTTAGTTTTAGGTATTTCAAGAAAAGAATTTAAAATGATTACAGTTCTTGGTGCTGTACTGGGTGCGCTAATTGGTTTAATCCAAGGCGGAATCGTCTACTTAATGAATATGATATAG
- the cspC gene encoding cold shock protein CspC, with protein MEQGTVKWFNAEKGFGFIERENGDDVFVHFSAIQSEGFKSLDEGQKVTFDVEQGARGAQASNVQKA; from the coding sequence ATGGAACAAGGTACAGTAAAATGGTTTAATGCAGAAAAAGGTTTTGGTTTTATCGAGCGTGAAAATGGGGACGATGTATTCGTACATTTCTCAGCAATCCAAAGTGAAGGCTTCAAATCATTAGACGAAGGTCAAAAAGTTACTTTCGACGTTGAGCAAGGCGCTCGTGGAGCTCAAGCTTCAAACGTTCAAAAAGCATAA
- a CDS encoding YlbF family regulator codes for MTVNIYDDINRLENTFRKTAEYAAVQKAVEEVKADEQALALFKSFRELQMTLQQKQMQGEEIAGDELEYAQKTAQLVQSNPKIENMLQAEMALSGLIEEVNRVLMKSVQSLYEGI; via the coding sequence ATGACAGTTAACATTTATGATGATATTAATCGATTAGAGAACACATTTAGGAAAACTGCAGAGTATGCAGCTGTGCAAAAAGCAGTAGAAGAAGTAAAAGCGGACGAACAAGCACTAGCATTGTTTAAAAGCTTTCGTGAATTGCAAATGACCTTACAACAAAAACAAATGCAAGGCGAAGAAATTGCTGGTGACGAACTAGAATATGCACAAAAAACAGCCCAACTCGTCCAATCGAACCCGAAAATTGAAAACATGCTTCAAGCTGAAATGGCGCTTAGCGGTTTAATTGAAGAAGTAAACCGTGTGCTAATGAAGTCAGTGCAATCATTATATGAAGGAATATAA
- a CDS encoding TetR/AcrR family transcriptional regulator, which yields MARQKKMDEAEMLKETEKLLLERGYEGFSFKALSANLDIARSTIYEYYSHKDDLITDYMFILVKKVMDEMEKIKSETTGLDTMKEWLKLFMRYDQVHYMISMRSQLDQSESEIARNRLKQMDGLHGKMFFMLSNQVKKAKELGEVRDDLPNELVASFFFHSILSRPANDENIEGWANKLNDIIENGVRPHKES from the coding sequence ATGGCGCGTCAAAAGAAAATGGACGAAGCAGAAATGCTAAAAGAAACCGAAAAGTTACTGCTCGAACGTGGGTATGAAGGCTTTTCTTTTAAAGCATTGTCCGCAAATTTAGATATTGCGCGCAGCACCATCTATGAATATTACAGCCATAAAGATGATTTAATCACTGATTATATGTTTATTTTAGTAAAAAAAGTGATGGATGAAATGGAAAAAATCAAGTCTGAAACCACTGGACTTGATACGATGAAAGAATGGCTGAAATTGTTTATGAGATATGATCAAGTTCACTATATGATCAGCATGCGCTCCCAGCTCGATCAATCGGAGTCTGAAATCGCTCGTAATCGTTTAAAACAAATGGACGGACTTCATGGGAAAATGTTTTTTATGTTGTCTAATCAAGTAAAAAAAGCAAAAGAACTAGGAGAAGTTCGTGATGACTTACCTAATGAATTGGTTGCCTCATTCTTTTTTCATTCAATATTGTCTAGACCTGCGAATGATGAAAACATTGAGGGCTGGGCAAATAAACTAAATGACATTATCGAAAATGGAGTTAGACCACATAAGGAGTCGTGA
- a CDS encoding CPBP family intramembrane glutamic endopeptidase encodes MKNLLYALGPTFMIFIGLTYFESVPITFMLFYSWLFSIPFATYLRKTQDRLEFIQSVKNGFTMKSVIFGLVSGVICLLTIFSYVYFSQDYLFNINQLNELLVKWHFSGSHIWILIFVLIVINPFLEEWYWREFMHKRLLISLSGTQTVFVTSFFYSLYHLLSLVPMFAMPFSLVATIPIFLAGLLWGYFRIKFTSMVAPIISHALADIGIILVYLYYFIL; translated from the coding sequence ATGAAGAATTTACTTTATGCTTTAGGTCCTACATTCATGATTTTTATTGGTTTAACTTATTTCGAGTCAGTTCCAATTACATTCATGCTGTTTTATAGCTGGCTATTTTCTATTCCTTTTGCAACTTACTTGCGGAAAACTCAAGATAGACTAGAGTTTATTCAATCAGTCAAAAATGGATTTACAATGAAGTCGGTTATATTTGGTCTAGTCAGTGGAGTCATATGTTTACTTACAATTTTTAGTTATGTGTATTTTTCACAAGACTACTTATTTAATATAAATCAATTAAATGAATTACTTGTAAAATGGCATTTCAGTGGTTCACATATATGGATATTAATATTCGTTTTAATTGTGATCAATCCCTTTTTAGAGGAATGGTACTGGCGTGAATTTATGCATAAGCGATTGCTTATTTCTTTAAGTGGCACTCAAACTGTTTTCGTGACATCATTTTTTTATTCTTTATATCATTTATTATCACTAGTACCAATGTTTGCAATGCCTTTTAGTTTAGTTGCCACAATACCTATATTCCTAGCAGGATTACTTTGGGGTTATTTTCGAATCAAGTTCACATCAATGGTCGCACCAATAATCAGCCATGCACTAGCTGATATAGGCATTATATTAGTGTATTTGTATTATTTCATCCTATAG
- a CDS encoding YhzD family protein: protein MKPYKFTAFEKTGKLIVEETWEFASEEEAKSKGQDKIEEKEFLNTTHRLVNTSGKLILFHV from the coding sequence ATGAAGCCTTATAAATTCACCGCATTCGAAAAGACAGGGAAATTAATTGTAGAAGAAACATGGGAATTTGCTTCAGAGGAAGAAGCAAAATCTAAAGGACAAGATAAGATTGAGGAAAAAGAATTTTTAAATACGACTCATCGTTTAGTGAACACTTCTGGAAAACTCATTTTATTTCATGTATAA
- a CDS encoding helix-turn-helix transcriptional regulator, with the protein MKNFVKEKRVKFNMTQDYLSDQLNVSRQTIISLEKGRYNPSINLAFKLSHLFNCTIEDLFVYEEDEELTND; encoded by the coding sequence ATGAAGAACTTTGTGAAAGAAAAACGCGTGAAGTTCAATATGACACAAGATTATCTCTCTGATCAACTAAATGTCTCAAGACAAACTATTATTTCATTGGAAAAAGGAAGATACAATCCATCCATCAATTTGGCGTTTAAATTATCACACTTATTTAACTGTACGATCGAAGACCTATTTGTTTACGAGGAGGATGAAGAATTAACGAATGATTGA
- a CDS encoding ABC transporter ATP-binding protein, producing the protein MSTGKRLWVYALHYKKLLIIGIALMTVAVAADLAGPLIAKKIIDEHIVGVVDGAPLDFEPIAILLGVFFTLAIVSAVFRYGEYLLLQKAANRVIQKMRNDVYKHIQTLPIRYFDNLPAGKVVARITNDTEAIRELYVTVLSQFASSAMYITGIYVALFFLNWKMAAITLFVLPLLYIWMILYRKYAAKYNHIVREKVSDMNAMINESIQGMTIIQAFRREEQMHEEFDVVNREHYKYQNKLLYLDAGTSHNLVSVIRSMTFVFFIWYFGGASLTATSVISVGVLYAFVDYITRLFNPVTGVVNQLAKLEQALVAAERVFRLLDRSGEVVSDKKIERYMGDVRFDDVWFAYKEQEYVLKRISFEAKQGETVALVGHTGSGKSSIMNLLFRFYDVSKGTITIDGIDIQDLPRQTVRDHMGIVLQDPYLFTGTIESNVSLGDPRISREKVQASLDAVGGDRVLKHLPKGIDEPVIEKGSTLSSGQRQLISFARALAFDPAILILDEATSNIDTETEEIIQHAMAVLKKGRTTFIIAHRLSTIKSADRILVLDNGKIAEQGTHEELVALGGRYEQMYRLQSGVTLDSKVE; encoded by the coding sequence ATGAGTACAGGCAAAAGATTATGGGTGTACGCCCTTCATTATAAAAAACTTTTAATCATCGGAATAGCCCTTATGACTGTTGCAGTGGCTGCAGATTTAGCGGGTCCGTTAATTGCAAAAAAAATTATTGACGAACATATTGTCGGAGTAGTAGATGGTGCTCCACTTGATTTTGAACCAATAGCGATTTTACTTGGAGTATTCTTTACCTTAGCGATTGTATCGGCTGTCTTTCGTTATGGTGAATATTTATTATTACAAAAAGCTGCGAATCGTGTTATTCAAAAAATGCGTAACGACGTCTATAAGCACATACAAACTTTGCCTATTCGTTACTTTGACAACTTGCCTGCAGGCAAAGTTGTTGCACGCATTACGAATGACACTGAAGCAATTCGAGAATTATATGTGACTGTGTTATCTCAATTTGCCTCAAGTGCAATGTACATTACAGGCATTTATGTGGCATTGTTCTTCCTTAATTGGAAAATGGCGGCGATTACTTTGTTTGTCTTGCCGCTTTTGTATATTTGGATGATCTTGTATCGAAAATATGCAGCGAAGTATAATCACATTGTTCGAGAAAAAGTAAGTGATATGAACGCTATGATTAATGAATCTATTCAAGGGATGACAATTATTCAAGCGTTTCGTCGTGAAGAACAAATGCATGAAGAATTCGATGTGGTAAATCGTGAACATTATAAGTATCAAAATAAATTGTTGTATTTAGATGCTGGCACATCTCACAATTTAGTAAGCGTTATTCGATCGATGACATTTGTATTTTTCATTTGGTATTTCGGTGGTGCTTCATTAACTGCTACAAGTGTAATTTCTGTAGGTGTATTGTATGCGTTTGTTGATTACATCACTAGGTTATTTAATCCTGTAACGGGAGTCGTAAATCAGTTGGCTAAACTTGAGCAAGCATTAGTCGCAGCTGAACGCGTCTTTCGATTACTAGACAGATCAGGTGAGGTTGTAAGTGATAAAAAAATTGAGCGTTATATGGGAGATGTACGATTTGACGATGTATGGTTTGCTTATAAAGAGCAAGAGTATGTATTAAAACGAATTTCTTTTGAAGCGAAACAAGGTGAGACTGTTGCACTAGTTGGCCATACGGGGTCGGGGAAGAGTTCAATTATGAATTTATTGTTCCGCTTCTATGATGTGTCAAAAGGTACCATTACAATTGACGGAATAGACATTCAAGACTTACCCCGTCAAACCGTACGTGACCATATGGGAATAGTATTACAAGATCCATATTTATTTACAGGGACCATTGAATCCAATGTTAGTCTAGGCGATCCCAGGATTTCACGTGAAAAAGTGCAAGCTTCCTTAGATGCTGTTGGAGGAGATCGCGTTCTGAAGCATTTACCAAAAGGCATTGATGAACCTGTAATAGAAAAAGGGAGTACGCTTTCTTCGGGACAGCGTCAATTAATTTCATTTGCACGAGCACTTGCATTTGATCCAGCGATTTTAATTTTAGATGAAGCAACATCAAATATTGACACGGAAACGGAAGAAATAATTCAACATGCTATGGCTGTGTTGAAAAAAGGGCGTACTACATTTATTATTGCACATCGACTTTCTACTATTAAAAGTGCAGACCGCATTTTAGTATTGGATAATGGTAAAATTGCGGAGCAAGGTACACATGAGGAGTTAGTAGCTTTAGGCGGACGTTATGAACAAATGTACCGTTTACAATCTGGTGTAACTCTGGATTCAAAAGTAGAGTAA
- a CDS encoding enoyl-CoA hydratase — translation MTYETLTIEKTGRLATLTLNRPHSMNAMNAIMMKEIAEALEWLHEEETVQVLLIKGEGRAFSAGGDIKAMLDPNSPMDIDTVMVDVSRLAKALYTLPMITIASVHGAAAGLGFSLVLGCDVVIAEENSKLAMNFIGIGLVPDGAGHFFLKERIGIPKAKQLIWSGKVLNGHDALALGLIDEVTAEGRAFERAEDIAAKFLASPVKAMIASKNILHTQNVHELESILALESSSQSAMRRSEDHLEGIQAFVEKRKPHYKGE, via the coding sequence ATGACATATGAAACACTAACAATTGAAAAGACTGGCCGTTTAGCTACTTTGACGTTAAACCGACCACACAGTATGAATGCAATGAATGCAATCATGATGAAAGAAATTGCTGAAGCTTTAGAATGGTTACATGAAGAAGAAACTGTGCAGGTGTTACTTATTAAAGGAGAGGGTCGTGCCTTTTCAGCAGGTGGCGATATAAAAGCAATGTTAGATCCAAATAGTCCAATGGATATTGATACGGTTATGGTTGATGTTAGTCGATTGGCAAAAGCACTCTATACACTTCCAATGATTACAATTGCTTCAGTTCATGGAGCTGCAGCAGGATTAGGTTTTAGCTTAGTGCTTGGCTGTGATGTTGTGATTGCAGAAGAAAACAGTAAACTTGCCATGAACTTCATTGGAATCGGTTTAGTCCCAGACGGAGCGGGACATTTCTTCTTGAAAGAGCGTATTGGAATACCTAAAGCTAAACAGCTGATTTGGTCAGGAAAAGTGCTAAACGGCCACGATGCATTAGCATTAGGATTAATTGATGAAGTGACAGCTGAAGGAAGAGCTTTCGAGCGAGCTGAAGATATAGCAGCAAAGTTCTTGGCATCTCCAGTAAAGGCTATGATTGCGTCAAAGAACATTTTACATACTCAAAATGTTCATGAATTGGAAAGTATCTTGGCTCTTGAAAGTTCATCACAATCCGCAATGCGCAGGTCAGAGGATCACTTAGAAGGAATTCAGGCATTCGTAGAAAAACGAAAACCGCACTATAAAGGCGAATAA
- a CDS encoding YheE family protein — translation MLQHFSFKPMFENKQLPGWTFSFFYQHSRYSGEYFPDGSITWTGGSTPPTEETVKKMIHELMLFHVYD, via the coding sequence ATGCTTCAACATTTTAGCTTCAAACCGATGTTTGAAAATAAGCAATTACCAGGCTGGACATTTTCTTTTTTTTACCAACATTCTCGCTATAGCGGTGAATACTTTCCGGATGGATCAATCACTTGGACAGGCGGATCCACGCCGCCTACCGAAGAAACTGTAAAGAAAATGATACACGAATTAATGTTATTCCACGTTTACGATTGA
- a CDS encoding metal-sensitive transcriptional regulator: protein MNRLKRLEGQVRGVIKMMEEDKDCRDVVTQLSAVRSATDRTIGLIVAKNLERCIVAANEEGTSAEEAIQEAVSMLVKSR from the coding sequence ATGAATCGATTGAAACGTCTTGAAGGACAAGTGAGAGGCGTCATCAAGATGATGGAAGAAGACAAAGATTGTCGTGATGTTGTAACTCAACTTTCTGCCGTTCGATCTGCAACAGACCGTACAATTGGGTTAATTGTCGCGAAAAATTTAGAACGTTGTATTGTTGCAGCTAATGAAGAAGGTACTTCTGCTGAAGAAGCTATTCAAGAAGCAGTTAGTATGTTAGTGAAAAGTAGATAA
- a CDS encoding cryptochrome/photolyase family protein: MKIAVLLRNDLRLHDHPALSQAKLDGEVLPIYILEADLGAAFKYWTHRNLKSFQASIRELGGELYVSSTPLAETVKELKKVSAIDAVYFNRSYHPHQRVRDEELSKQWFDDGLAVKTFEGTMLLPPWDSVKENGEPYKVFTPFYNHFRTKNIPQVVPRIREVKFAKVTTSVKCISTDINTLQLVPSIKWTDGIDEAWPAGEEAAIDLVKTFIDEDLAAYKTKRDFPAISGTSRISPYLAIGALSVRSVYHYALKMQPNVSEAFIRQLVWREFAYQTIVHYPHTTSKPLNENFLKFPWLNNEVYYQKWCVGQTGIPLIDAGMRELWSTGFMHNRVRMNVASYLTKHLLVDFTKGMSWFSDTLIDSDIANNSFGWQWASGSGADAAPYFRIFNPYLQSQKFDGEALYIRKWVPELRLLSNKDIIEPDQASEDALEEAGVVLGETYPYPVVIHKVGRERALLAYKEVKNKG; encoded by the coding sequence ATGAAAATTGCAGTGCTATTACGAAATGATTTACGACTACATGACCATCCTGCTCTTTCTCAAGCAAAGCTTGATGGTGAAGTATTACCTATTTATATTTTAGAAGCTGATTTAGGTGCAGCATTTAAGTACTGGACACATCGCAATTTGAAATCCTTTCAAGCTTCTATTCGCGAGCTTGGTGGTGAACTATATGTTTCAAGTACTCCATTAGCTGAAACAGTAAAAGAGCTAAAGAAAGTTAGTGCGATTGATGCAGTGTACTTCAACCGTTCGTATCATCCACACCAGCGGGTACGAGATGAAGAATTGTCAAAACAATGGTTTGATGACGGTCTAGCTGTTAAAACATTTGAAGGCACCATGCTTCTTCCCCCTTGGGATTCAGTGAAAGAAAATGGTGAGCCTTATAAAGTTTTCACTCCTTTCTATAACCACTTTCGAACTAAAAATATTCCCCAAGTCGTACCTCGTATAAGAGAAGTGAAATTTGCGAAAGTTACTACAAGTGTGAAATGTATATCTACAGACATTAATACATTGCAGCTCGTCCCTTCAATAAAGTGGACAGATGGTATTGATGAAGCATGGCCAGCGGGAGAAGAAGCTGCAATTGATCTCGTCAAAACATTTATAGACGAAGACTTAGCTGCATATAAAACAAAGCGCGATTTTCCTGCAATTTCAGGAACTTCCCGTATTTCTCCTTATTTAGCTATCGGCGCATTATCAGTTCGCAGTGTTTATCATTACGCTTTAAAAATGCAACCCAATGTAAGTGAAGCGTTTATTCGCCAATTAGTGTGGCGCGAATTTGCATATCAAACGATTGTACACTATCCTCATACAACGAGTAAGCCGCTTAATGAGAATTTTTTGAAGTTCCCTTGGTTGAATAATGAAGTGTATTATCAAAAATGGTGTGTTGGACAAACTGGTATTCCATTAATAGATGCAGGAATGCGCGAACTATGGTCGACTGGCTTTATGCATAATCGCGTGCGAATGAATGTAGCTAGTTATTTAACGAAACATTTATTGGTAGACTTCACAAAAGGCATGTCTTGGTTTTCAGATACACTAATTGACTCCGATATTGCCAATAACTCTTTCGGTTGGCAATGGGCCTCAGGAAGTGGAGCGGATGCAGCACCTTATTTCCGAATCTTTAATCCGTATTTACAAAGTCAAAAATTTGATGGTGAAGCACTTTATATTAGAAAATGGGTTCCCGAGCTTCGTTTACTTTCAAATAAAGACATTATTGAACCTGATCAAGCATCTGAGGATGCCCTTGAAGAGGCTGGAGTTGTATTAGGTGAAACTTACCCCTACCCAGTAGTCATTCATAAAGTAGGACGAGAACGTGCCTTGCTAGCTTACAAAGAAGTCAAAAATAAAGGATGA
- a CDS encoding ABC transporter ATP-binding protein, producing the protein MFTVLFKLKWFFAENWKRYTIAISLLLVTNVLEIVPPWLLGESIDAIYQQTLTMKLLMTFILGLIVVTIVTYLSNFIWIYQLFGGAYVIEKQLRSRLMKHFLRMTPSFYEKNRTGDLMARATNDLKAVSTTAGFGILTLIDSSLYMLTIIVAMGVLVSWKLTFFALLPLPILAIIMQILGKRIHEKYMKAQDAFGDMNDSVLEAVAGVRVIRAYVQERQSEKQFDDMTEDVYSKNMEVEKIDALFNPITKILTAVSYIIGLGYGALLVSEGEMSLGDLVSFNIYLGMIIWPMFAIGELVNIMQRGNASLDRVQETLDHVEDVKDPGLPVSLERPGRIGFSGVEFQYPKSTTINLSNINVHIEQGHTLGVVGKTGSGKTTFIKQLLREYPVGSGSLSLGGVAIEEQTKNQVRNWIGYVPQDHVLFSRTVRENILFGFPEGTDEDIETAIRLSHFQKDLEMLPQGLNTLVGEKGVALSGGQKQRISIARALIKNPEILILDDSLSAVDAKTEAHIIENIQQERIGKTTIITTHRLSAIQHADWIIVLDDGGMIEEGTHEDLLANKGWYKEQFDRQQIEEVSS; encoded by the coding sequence ATGTTCACAGTTTTATTTAAATTAAAATGGTTTTTTGCGGAAAACTGGAAGCGATACACAATTGCTATATCGTTACTTCTGGTTACAAACGTTCTCGAAATTGTTCCCCCCTGGTTACTGGGAGAATCGATTGATGCCATTTATCAACAAACATTAACAATGAAGTTACTCATGACATTTATACTAGGGTTAATAGTTGTTACCATTGTTACTTATTTAAGTAACTTTATTTGGATATACCAATTATTTGGTGGAGCATATGTCATTGAAAAGCAACTGCGTAGTCGTTTAATGAAACATTTCTTACGCATGACACCGTCTTTTTATGAGAAAAATCGAACGGGTGACTTGATGGCACGTGCCACAAATGATCTAAAAGCAGTTTCCACAACAGCAGGATTTGGTATTTTAACATTAATAGACTCATCCCTTTATATGCTTACAATTATAGTAGCAATGGGAGTTCTCGTTAGTTGGAAATTAACATTTTTTGCTCTTTTACCATTACCTATTCTAGCAATCATTATGCAAATTCTTGGCAAGCGCATTCACGAGAAGTACATGAAAGCACAAGATGCCTTTGGTGATATGAATGATAGTGTACTAGAAGCTGTTGCAGGAGTTCGTGTTATTCGAGCATATGTACAAGAACGACAATCTGAGAAGCAATTCGATGATATGACGGAAGATGTATATTCTAAAAACATGGAAGTTGAAAAAATCGATGCATTGTTTAACCCGATTACAAAAATACTAACAGCTGTTAGTTACATAATCGGTTTAGGGTACGGTGCACTCTTAGTTTCAGAGGGGGAAATGTCCCTTGGTGACTTAGTCTCATTTAACATCTATCTAGGTATGATTATTTGGCCTATGTTTGCAATTGGTGAACTAGTAAATATTATGCAACGGGGCAATGCATCTCTCGATCGTGTACAAGAAACCCTTGATCATGTAGAAGACGTGAAAGATCCGGGACTTCCAGTATCTTTAGAACGTCCAGGTCGTATCGGATTCTCGGGAGTAGAATTCCAATATCCAAAATCTACAACAATCAATTTATCAAATATAAATGTTCATATTGAACAAGGTCATACACTTGGGGTTGTAGGAAAAACGGGTAGTGGAAAGACGACCTTTATTAAACAATTACTACGTGAATATCCGGTAGGAAGTGGATCTCTATCACTTGGAGGAGTGGCGATTGAAGAACAAACGAAAAATCAGGTTCGAAATTGGATTGGCTATGTACCACAAGACCATGTGCTATTCTCACGAACAGTCAGAGAAAATATTTTGTTTGGTTTTCCGGAAGGAACTGACGAAGATATTGAAACAGCTATTCGATTATCCCATTTTCAAAAAGATTTAGAAATGTTACCCCAAGGTTTGAATACTCTTGTTGGTGAAAAAGGAGTTGCTTTATCTGGTGGACAAAAGCAACGTATTTCTATTGCACGTGCTCTCATTAAAAACCCGGAAATCTTAATATTAGATGATTCTCTGTCTGCAGTGGATGCTAAAACTGAAGCACATATTATTGAAAATATTCAGCAAGAACGAATAGGAAAAACAACCATTATTACAACCCATCGTTTATCTGCCATTCAACACGCAGATTGGATCATTGTGTTAGATGATGGGGGAATGATTGAAGAAGGAACTCATGAAGATTTGCTTGCGAATAAGGGCTGGTATAAAGAACAGTTTGACCGCCAGCAAATTGAGGAGGTGTCATCATGA
- a CDS encoding ferritin-like domain-containing protein, with protein MFNEQLKKAIEEEYRAFYFYKYMLKLTDDPYWQLFIKHAMEDEKSHYEMFQQLHYMLTGQFVQNPEKPQPATNLKQAAKDSLVDELEATEFYKEMLLTIPIPEAYNPLFIAMHDEMEHAIRFSTIYNAL; from the coding sequence TTGTTTAATGAACAGCTAAAAAAAGCTATTGAAGAAGAGTATCGAGCTTTTTATTTCTATAAATACATGCTAAAGCTCACAGACGATCCCTATTGGCAATTGTTTATCAAGCATGCAATGGAAGATGAAAAAAGTCATTATGAAATGTTTCAACAACTCCATTATATGCTGACTGGGCAATTTGTACAAAATCCCGAAAAACCTCAACCAGCGACCAACTTAAAGCAAGCTGCGAAAGATTCGCTTGTAGATGAGCTAGAAGCAACCGAATTTTATAAAGAAATGCTACTCACTATCCCTATACCCGAAGCATACAATCCCTTGTTTATTGCCATGCATGATGAGATGGAACATGCAATTAGATTTTCAACAATCTATAACGCGTTATAA
- a CDS encoding universal stress protein, with the protein MFNKMIVGYDGSEGSQVALSRAVDVLRNRPNSELIIAYVNDYDENGDTSYSSEALGMAPILTDINNQGTSGQIDPNSPHHFAREYANKMTESIQLELNRHHVEAQIVVIDGHPATALSALAKKEKVDAIVVGNSGKSGFQKFFVGSVSEKIVKESPCTVIVVK; encoded by the coding sequence ATGTTTAACAAAATGATTGTTGGTTATGATGGGTCAGAGGGTAGTCAGGTAGCACTGAGCCGCGCTGTTGATGTGTTGCGTAACCGACCAAATAGCGAACTAATCATAGCTTATGTAAACGACTATGATGAAAATGGAGATACATCTTATTCAAGCGAGGCTTTAGGTATGGCCCCAATTTTAACAGATATAAATAATCAGGGTACCTCAGGTCAAATTGATCCAAATTCACCGCACCATTTCGCAAGGGAATATGCTAATAAAATGACTGAATCTATACAACTGGAATTAAATAGACATCATGTTGAAGCCCAAATCGTTGTTATTGATGGACACCCAGCGACAGCATTATCCGCTCTGGCTAAAAAAGAAAAAGTGGATGCCATTGTCGTTGGAAATAGTGGGAAGTCTGGATTCCAGAAGTTCTTCGTCGGTTCTGTTAGTGAAAAAATCGTAAAAGAATCACCTTGTACCGTTATCGTTGTAAAATAA